CTCCGCTGGATAAGGGGAGATGGTAAGCGGAAAATGGTAAAGAGTATGTTCCAGCTTCTTTAACTTCATCAACAAGTACTGCGACTTCTCTACCTAGTATATCATAAACTTTCAAAGTGATATACTCCCTTCTCGGTACTAAATACTCAATACTAGTTTCTGGGTTGCCCGAATGGGTGGCTTCGCCAAATGGATTAGGGTAGTTTTGAAAGAGAGCACAATTCATATTGGATTCAAATTCTTCAACGTCTCCTCGAAGGTCCGAATAAAAAAGAACGAGCATCGAGTCTACTGTGGTGCTCCCATTTTTTGCTAAAAGTTTTAAATTAAAGTAACGCATTGGATAATTATAAGTTGTATCGAATGGAATCTGAAATATCTGATCTGGATATGTTATACCTAAACCCCAAAGCTCATAAGTTAGGTCTTTCTGGGGATTCTTTACAACAAATGTGCACTCCAATAAATAAGTATATAGATGGGACACTGAGTCGAATATGCATAATGCACCATAATGTGCAGAAATTTTTACTGTATCATAAACCGAATGTGTTGAGATAACTGTACACGTAATCGGGCTCCATGTACAGTACCCAAAAAGGAAAATCGGTCGTTCTTTTGGAATAAATTCTATCATTTGTGATGATGCAAGATTGAGCATAAAAAATAGAGCAAAAAAAATCTTGAAAAATTTCATCTTATCAAACTCATCTTTTTTGTAATTCTGTTTTCTCCAGCTTTCAATGGTTCGACAGAGCTCGTCACAAGTGGTGCGACGGTGCTCACCACAAGCTCATAAAAATAAACTCCGCTCGCAACAGGATGAGATTTCGCATCAGTTCCATCCCATCTTGTAATATAATTTCCTGAAGAGAGATATTGGTTTAACAGCGATTTAATTTCCTGTCCGTTCAAATTATAAATTTTAAGCTTTACCTGACAATTTGTCAGGGCAGCCGGAATGCTGAAGCTGATTACTGTGTTCGAGTTAAACGGATTCGGATAATTTTGCTCTAAAGCAATTGACTGCGGAATTTGATGCGTAGGATTTTCCTCGCTCGATGTTAATAAATTCACACCAGCGCCGCGTGAATTCCCGGTACTATCTGCCAAATACAAATTCACGAATGATGGTCTTGACGATTGCCGCAGATAACTTGCCTTCCATTCCTCATCTGTCAGCCGCAGAAAATTTGTTGAAGTATATTCGTGGTAGCTCATCACCGGTCCGACAAATGCAATTGTTTGTCCTTCTGGAATTTGTGCCGTAAATACACCAAGGTTCACTTTTCCGGTTCCTGCGTGAAGCACCCAGCCGATTGGAAATTCGCTTGCATTAGTTGGAGCTGTGTGAACATCCGCAACTATCATATCTTCTTTTAGCAGCTCAACACCCATTCCAAAATCCCAAAAATATAATTTTGGATACCATCCTAAGTAGGCAGGAGCACAACCATACATCGTATCGTAAATAACTTTCTTCAAGAAATTTTTCTCTTGCAACGAGAATGGAATTCCATTCAGTTCTTTAGTTGATATAGTTCCAAGTGTATCAGCGATTCCTTTCATTCCATTGAAGTAATTGACTATCTCCATTTTTATATATTGATCAGGAAAGGCAATGGACTGGAATTTTGTTTCGGATATTTGAGCCAATCTTTTAATCGCAGAATAGAATTTTGGGATTGGTTCTATGTAAGTATGCGGAAATGAGCAAACTACGCCTCCAGTATAAGATTGTTTGGCATATAACAGATTGTCATGTCTCAATTGCGACCAAGATGCAAGCTGAGTATTCATTTTTTCCTGCCACCAAGCAGCAGTTTTCATGAATGGAGGCAAACCATCGCGTGTTATTGGGGGATTTAATTCTCTGATTGAATTTAGCCAGAGATTGTAGAATGAAACTTCCCAAAAATCTGTTTCGTACGCATCGATAAGATATCGTAATCCGGCTAAGTTTGTACCATACTTGTAAGTATCAAGTTCGCTTTTTAGAAGCTGAAGTGATGCATCATTTCCGAGTGCGAATAAAATATCGAGTGTAGAGGGAAGCATTCTCCGAATCTTTTCTCCATTGAATTTTATTCGGTCATAAACAACTTGCCCTGTAACATACGAATCGATTATAAATCTCTGCCCGAGTAGCAGAAATGCCGAAGCCGGAATAATGCTGTCTGGATTCATCGGATGGCTGTACAAAATTTGAGAAAGTATTCTCTGAAATGCGTAAGACTTTGTTTTAAGCGAATCTTGAAATCTTAGCAGAGTTGAACTGTTCAGCAGTTGATTTGCAGATACGATATTTACCGAAGCAGCAAGTTCATTAATATTTGGGAGGGTAACATTATCAGATTCGCCGACAAAAAATTTGATGATGCTTTCAATCTCTTCCAATAAAGAAAGTGAACTGCCAAGTTTTG
The window above is part of the Ignavibacteria bacterium genome. Proteins encoded here:
- a CDS encoding DUF3160 domain-containing protein; translated protein: MKKISLLSSVLILLFSLQLYSQITGFDINAYKQFLVNNQNLTTTQILNLHPAGTFQPRAYGTSSNPLYLDSIISKYSLTFHERELLSQHGFMVTERLNQKSFGKAFLDIYHKDLPVFVSTDAILHALHMSYDLILKMTEVQILIPKLGQLLSNLHSQIPLLASTYSSDTSMTQMLKDVDVYLTIPRQLLGQSAVPYYSSNVTVINQLMSYITQETPQNISIFSSVPRKVDFSQFKVRGHYTDNNYPQLAKYFKAMMWLGRIEIYLLPPRSFDLPPTFEDIQRQTIDALLILEAAKLGSSLSLLEEIESIIKFFVGESDNVTLPNINELAASVNIVSANQLLNSSTLLRFQDSLKTKSYAFQRILSQILYSHPMNPDSIIPASAFLLLGQRFIIDSYVTGQVVYDRIKFNGEKIRRMLPSTLDILFALGNDASLQLLKSELDTYKYGTNLAGLRYLIDAYETDFWEVSFYNLWLNSIRELNPPITRDGLPPFMKTAAWWQEKMNTQLASWSQLRHDNLLYAKQSYTGGVVCSFPHTYIEPIPKFYSAIKRLAQISETKFQSIAFPDQYIKMEIVNYFNGMKGIADTLGTISTKELNGIPFSLQEKNFLKKVIYDTMYGCAPAYLGWYPKLYFWDFGMGVELLKEDMIVADVHTAPTNASEFPIGWVLHAGTGKVNLGVFTAQIPEGQTIAFVGPVMSYHEYTSTNFLRLTDEEWKASYLRQSSRPSFVNLYLADSTGNSRGAGVNLLTSSEENPTHQIPQSIALEQNYPNPFNSNTVISFSIPAALTNCQVKLKIYNLNGQEIKSLLNQYLSSGNYITRWDGTDAKSHPVASGVYFYELVVSTVAPLVTSSVEPLKAGENRITKKMSLIR